TATGCTTAGCCACTCCTTCAATTGCTAAATCAGTATCATATAGTTCAGCATAAGATATAAGTTTTTTCATAGAATCTAAGAAAAGATTAAAAGCTTCCTCAGTATCATTTAATGGAGTATATATATACTCTGAATTGTAACATCCAGTTTCTGTTCCCACTAAACTAGTTTTAAATTTTTTAGAGAATTTCAAATGAGCTTTAAATTTTTCTAAATCTTTCAATCTAGAATTTTCATCAGTATTAGTAAGATTAATATAACAACCAAGAACAGAAAGTCTTATATTTTCTTTTTCGAGTACTTGATTAAGTTCTTGGAAAAGTTTATCATCTAATAAAGTTTTACCAAATTGAAAATCAGTAAAAGATTTAGCAAGAGCTAATTGTAAACATTCTCCATCTAAACTTTTTATAAGTTTAATAAGAGATGAGAAATCAGAAATAGTATATTTTCCCATATCATGTCCTCTAATTCCAAATCTTATCATTTTACATCCTCATTTATAGTTTTATTGTATATAACATTTCTGTCATATACACTATCTCCTTCAATATGTTCTCCATGGATATAACCACCATGACTTATATATTGAGGAATATTTTTTTCCTTACCTTTTAATATAGCATCAAGTGAAACTAGAGAAAAAGCTTCAATTGAATCAATTTTAGCATTTAATAAGTTTGGTTCAGCAACGAAATAACCATTTTTGAATTTTGTAGTTACTAAATTATTACCAACTATTCTAGCTAATTCTATATATTTATCATTGTTAGTTGCCTTGTATAAATCTATCATCAAGAAGATAGAGTAAGGAGAAGAGTTAGTTGTATTCATATTTAAAGAAATATCTTTTCCATCAAAGGTACCAATATCTCCTAAATTAAAGTTTTTATTTAAAATAGTTCTAGCCGTATCCCATAAATTTTTATCCTTAGTAACAGCATACCATCTAATTAATGGGATAGCATATTCTTCACTTTTAATAGGCTCACTTTTTAGCACTGTTCCTTTTTTCCCATAGTATCCATCTCTAATTAAAGTATAATTACTTAAATCAGTTCCATCATTCCAAACAGGTTTTAAGTTACCATTTTCTGTATCAAGGGCAATCTTGTAATAATTTTTAAGATTAGCAATAGCAGAAGTTAGGATATCTTTATCTTTAGTTTTTGTATAGATATCATGTAAAACAAGAGAGTTATCTACAACAATGGTTCTAGGATTTCCCTTAAAAAGAGCATTAGCTTCCTTTGCAATATCACCAAATTCAGCTCCAAATTGTCTAAATGCTCTATCACCATATTTTGAGTTGGTATCCTTATCACTTTTAGGTGGCCATTCTCTTTTTTTAGGAGATGTAAATTGGTATACAGGAGCACCAGTTTCAGGATTTCTAGCTAGCTGATATTGAGTAAATACAGTTTTTCCCCAATCTTTCATCTCTTTATTTGGAGATAATGAATTTAAAACATAAGCTGAATAAATTAAATCTGAACCAGCATTGATGAAAGTAAGTCCTTTGGTTTCAGGTAATGCTGGAAGTTTATTAGGGTCAACAATATCTTTAGGGTGATGTTCCTTAAAAACATTTGGGTTAAACTTTTTATCATAGTTACCATGTCTTCCCATATCAAGAGTATCCCAATCTTCAACATGTGCATTCCAAAAGGCTATAACATAATTTTTAGTAACTTCTGGATTAATTTCATATAAAAATTCATAGTAAGGAAAAAGATTTTTTAACTCATGTACTTGATTTTTATTTTGTGGACCAACAGTAGTTAAAGTATCTAAATTTAAAAATCTATGTCCTCCCCAATAAAATAATTTATTTTCACTAACAAAGTTATCCATAAAATATTTGGAAGTATCAACAGCAGTATTAATATATTTTGTATCTCCAGTAACTTCACTAAGAGAAACAAGAGTTCTAA
Above is a window of Fusobacterium mortiferum ATCC 9817 DNA encoding:
- a CDS encoding sugar phosphate isomerase/epimerase family protein: MIRFGIRGHDMGKYTISDFSSLIKLIKSLDGECLQLALAKSFTDFQFGKTLLDDKLFQELNQVLEKENIRLSVLGCYINLTNTDENSRLKDLEKFKAHLKFSKKFKTSLVGTETGCYNSEYIYTPLNDTEEAFNLFLDSMKKLISYAELYDTDLAIEGVAKHIIATPEKMKKALDILDSDRLKVIFDPVNFLTINNYINQKEIIKKSFELFGHKIVRIHLKDFIIENDEIKVVPIGKGNFELEFFINELKKYTIDIDILLENSTVEIAKECINSIKKYI
- a CDS encoding exopolygalacturonate lyase — protein: MNFKLKKLSKILIFLALYNLGFAIPKYDNEDEKRLNAVKEFYTNVLKDGKSKSNPTPLLADGINILTKEPVEWIFPNGEKVKISNFANQQNFLRTLVSLSEVTGDTKYINTAVDTSKYFMDNFVSENKLFYWGGHRFLNLDTLTTVGPQNKNQVHELKNLFPYYEFLYEINPEVTKNYVIAFWNAHVEDWDTLDMGRHGNYDKKFNPNVFKEHHPKDIVDPNKLPALPETKGLTFINAGSDLIYSAYVLNSLSPNKEMKDWGKTVFTQYQLARNPETGAPVYQFTSPKKREWPPKSDKDTNSKYGDRAFRQFGAEFGDIAKEANALFKGNPRTIVVDNSLVLHDIYTKTKDKDILTSAIANLKNYYKIALDTENGNLKPVWNDGTDLSNYTLIRDGYYGKKGTVLKSEPIKSEEYAIPLIRWYAVTKDKNLWDTARTILNKNFNLGDIGTFDGKDISLNMNTTNSSPYSIFLMIDLYKATNNDKYIELARIVGNNLVTTKFKNGYFVAEPNLLNAKIDSIEAFSLVSLDAILKGKEKNIPQYISHGGYIHGEHIEGDSVYDRNVIYNKTINEDVK